The proteins below are encoded in one region of Apostichopus japonicus isolate 1M-3 chromosome 22, ASM3797524v1, whole genome shotgun sequence:
- the LOC139963967 gene encoding uncharacterized protein: MDRNDVQRCLLRVPVISINDLEKVTNTTILVHMKGNIKEELMRRKRVLKTTEPFEIVTVKTILLDNNKEQGVTAFINEVTALKILGGQEGVPFFYGVCHQSTGADQLPSIVKGFVGELESPRYLMLSEPLKLYQSTLLPLATDADWLCVTLYISRLVENLHQHFFALGDTTEDEFALDYSKLQYQRGQLSPFLIDLGKIYPLSSDCKANSEGRDDISDDLVTFGNIITNIGSTRNVELLVTLGEMCKNDDPKKRPLMQDIIKIIEKAYALQMLEGCISQY; this comes from the exons ATGGATCGGAATGATGTTCAAAGATGTTTACTAAGGGTTCCGGTCATATCAATAAACGACTTGGAAAAGGTTACCAACACAACCATACTTGTTCACATGAAGGGCAATATTAAGGAGGAATTGATGAGACGGAAGCGTGTACTCAAAACAACGGAACCCTTTGAGATAGTGACAGTGAAAACAATCCTACTGGATAATAACAAAGAACAAGGAGTAACG GCTTTCATCAACGAGGTTACTGCCCTTAAAATCTTGGGCGGCCAGGAGGGCGTGCCATTCTTTTACGGAGTTTGCCACCAATCGACAGGAGCTGATCAGCTGCCTTCAATAGTCAAAGGATTCGTGGGAGAACTGGAATCACCACGATATTTAATGCTTTCTGAACCACTAAAATTATATCAATCAACTTTACTCCCCTTAGCAACGGATGCAGATTGGTTGTGCGTAACCTTGTACATCAGCCGTTTGGTCGAAAACTTACATCAACATTTCTTTGCTCTTGGAGATACCACTGAAGATGAGTTTGCTTTAGATTACTCTAAGTTACAATATCAAAGAGGACAATTATCTCCATTTTTAATCGACTTGGGTAAAATCTATCCGTTATCATCCGATTGTAAAGCAAACAGTGAAGGACGTGATGATATCAGCGATGATTTAGTCACATTCGGGAATATCATAACTAATATTGGATCTACCAGAAACGTTGAATTATTGGTAACTTTAGGAGAAATGTGCAAGAATGATGATCCAAAGAAAAGACCACTCATGCAAGATATCATCAAAATCATCGAGAAAGCCTACGCACTTCAAATGCTAGAAGGTTGTATTTCTCAATATTAA
- the LOC139963968 gene encoding uncharacterized protein, with translation MYNLTSKDKPPPTLGTIIRHYVKRAGPLAWILIIALIICLYMAYTRIRGQPYSGLDSQSLVKESGHHEEDIGPNLAVMDQPDLDSLPGGGGKNEPEIGADHADEDTEMNRQKMNQDSDDQREEDGKENDLKLGENDVQELDIGDQRRKEMEEEIFDKLKQNVHINKEGEEKEKPKIPFNVHNHDLDEVDEDYIIAQQHNKDPNAMPVLPKFDPNRHIHGALPEGEVFYPLPKVFPVAEILTPKVEECPTVNPFLLVIVVTHANQSKHRNSIRRTWGKPSNFQKVALRTAMPWWVIFSMGTEDGTEESIREEQKAHGDILQGDFVDHESEETRKTMQAFKWIAEHLPASCRPSFILKTECSIFVNTPVLTKWITEHFSQSLATYVGKLIRDDVPIRDLRSSLYVPEHDYIRDVFPSFIQGPSYLLSMDVVTAMAALFRQITPIAMEDAYIGLLAEKLGQAPKNEDKFKVTDRPQNVCHYLEMMMMRVRKATVHHQIFNVVNHRDPTCTGPRDL, from the coding sequence ATGTATAATTTAACCAGTAAAGACAAACCTCCACCAACGTTGGGAACAATTATCCGTCATTACGTCAAAAGAGCAGGTCCTTTGGCTTGGATTTTAATCATAGCACTGATAATTTGTCTTTACATGGCTTACACCCGAATCAGAGGTCAACCATACAGTGGACTAGATTCTCAAAGTTTAGTGAAGGAGAGTGGTCATCATGAAGAAGATATTGGACCAAATTTAGCTGTTATGGATCAACCGGACCTTGACTCTTTaccaggaggaggaggaaaaaATGAGCCAGAGATCGGGGCAGACCACGCAGATGAAGACACAGAGATGAACCGACAAAAGATGAATCAAGACTCCGATGATCAAAGGGAGGAAGATGGAAAAGAAAACGATCTGAAACTTGGGGAAAATGATGTTCAAGAATTAGATATTGGTGATCAGAGGAGGAAAGAAATGGAAGAGGAAATTTTTGACAAACTTAAACAAAATGTCCATATCAACAAGGAGggagaggagaaggagaaacCTAAGATTCCATTTAACGTTCATAACCATGACCTCGACGAAGTGGATGAAGACTACATCATTGCCCAGCAGCACAACAAAGACCCGAATGCGATGCCTGTGCTTCCAAAATTCGACCCAAATAGACATATCCACGGAGCACTGCCAGAAGGAGAAGTATTCTATCCGTTGCCAAAGGTATTCCCTGTAGCTGAGATACTAACACCGAAGGTGGAAGAATGTCCAACGGTTAATCCATTTCTCTTGGTAATTGTTGTGACCCATGCTAATCAGAGTAAGCATCGCAATTCCATCAGGAGGACATGGGGAAAGCCCTCAAACTTTCAGAAAGTTGCCTTAAGGACTGCGATGCCCTGGTGGGTAATTTTCTCCATGGGAACAGAGGATGGTACCGAGGAGTCCATACGAGAGGAGCAGAAGGCTCACGGTGACATCCTCCAAGGAGATTTTGTCGACCATGAGTCGGAAGAAACCAGAAAGACAATGCAGGCCTTTAAATGGATCGCAGAGCATCTGCCAGCATCTTGTAGACCTTCTTTTATCCTGAAGACAGAATGTTCCATTTTTGTGAACACTCCTGTGCTTACCAAATGGATAACGGAGCACTTCTCGCAGAGTTTAGCGACGTACGTCGGTAAACTGATTCGTGATGATGTGCCTATTCGTGATCTTAGGAGTTCACTTTACGTGCCTGAACATGATTATATACGGGACGTCTTCCCGTCTTTTATCCAAGGACCGTCCTACCTGCTCTCGATGGATGTCGTGACTGCCATGGCAGCGCTTTTTCGACAAATCACTCCCATTGCGATGGAGGATGCATATATAGGTTTACTGGCCGAAAAATTGGGACAAGCACCAAAGAATGAAGATAAATTTAAGGTAACTGACAGACCTCAAAATGTATGTCATTATTtggaaatgatgatgatgagagTACGAAAAGCTACGGTTCATCATCAAATATTCAATGTTGTGAATCACCGAGACCCAACCTGCACAGGACCCAGAGATCTTTGA